The proteins below come from a single Thalassotalea ponticola genomic window:
- the dnaJ gene encoding molecular chaperone DnaJ has translation MSKRDYYEVLGVSKDAGEREIKKAYKRMAMKFHPDRTKGDKDKEEQFKQVKEAYEVLNDSQKRAAYDQYGHAAFEQGGFGGGGFGGGGADFGDIFGDVFGDIFGGGRGRGGQSHARRGADLRYNLDMSLEEAVKGKTVELKVPTYVNCEPCDGSGAKKGSSASTCQTCHGHGQVQMRQGMFAVQQTCPTCSGRGKVIKDPCTSCHGQGRVKKTKTLSAKIPAGVDTGDRIRLTGEGEAGEMGAPAGDLYVQVNVRDHEIFVRDENNLYCEVPISFTKAALGGEIEVPTLDGKVKLKIPSETQTGKMFRMRGKGVKSVRSAVTGDLMCKVVIETPVNLNSEQVELLEKLQESMGEGADAARYRPKEQGFFDGVKKFFDSLK, from the coding sequence ATGTCAAAACGCGATTATTATGAAGTGCTCGGTGTGTCAAAAGACGCAGGAGAGCGCGAAATTAAGAAAGCCTACAAGCGTATGGCGATGAAGTTTCATCCCGATCGCACCAAAGGCGACAAAGACAAAGAAGAGCAGTTTAAGCAAGTCAAAGAAGCTTATGAAGTGCTTAACGACTCGCAAAAGCGTGCAGCCTACGATCAATACGGCCATGCAGCGTTTGAGCAAGGTGGCTTTGGCGGTGGCGGCTTTGGTGGCGGTGGTGCTGACTTTGGCGATATCTTTGGCGACGTATTTGGCGATATTTTTGGTGGTGGCCGAGGTCGAGGTGGCCAGTCACACGCGCGCCGTGGTGCCGATTTACGCTACAACCTAGACATGAGTCTAGAAGAAGCGGTAAAAGGTAAAACAGTCGAACTAAAAGTGCCGACCTACGTAAACTGTGAGCCGTGTGATGGTTCAGGTGCGAAAAAAGGCTCTTCGGCAAGTACCTGTCAAACTTGTCACGGTCACGGCCAAGTGCAAATGCGCCAAGGCATGTTTGCCGTTCAGCAAACCTGTCCAACCTGTTCAGGACGCGGTAAGGTTATCAAAGACCCGTGTACTTCATGTCACGGTCAAGGTCGCGTTAAGAAAACCAAAACCCTATCGGCGAAAATCCCAGCAGGCGTGGACACTGGCGATCGCATTCGCTTAACCGGTGAAGGCGAAGCGGGTGAAATGGGCGCTCCTGCGGGCGATCTTTACGTTCAGGTTAACGTTCGCGATCACGAAATATTCGTCCGTGATGAAAACAACCTTTACTGTGAAGTACCGATTAGCTTTACCAAAGCGGCGTTAGGTGGCGAGATTGAAGTACCGACGCTAGACGGCAAGGTGAAACTGAAAATTCCAAGCGAAACGCAAACCGGAAAAATGTTCCGCATGCGCGGTAAAGGTGTGAAGTCAGTTCGCAGCGCAGTGACGGGTGATTTAATGTGTAAAGTGGTCATTGAAACACCGGTGAATCTAAATAGCGAACAAGTTGAGCTACTAGAGAAGCTGCAGGAAAGCATGGG